A single Lactuca sativa cultivar Salinas chromosome 8, Lsat_Salinas_v11, whole genome shotgun sequence DNA region contains:
- the LOC111897099 gene encoding uncharacterized protein LOC111897099 produces the protein MEQEFDEHDSDSSSEEIRHTVEVSKELGFDIEVDNPILKEVMGGEDVAGCWDSLEFSWSAVEATGRSGGILSIWDNNVFNVMEVIRSRYYLITVGRWIGIQGLTILANIYVPQAPVGKLKLWNDLINIKNEKHGTWIIFGDFNVARRPKERINSQFCSSSSSAFNRFIAEAGLHDLRMGGHRFTLFCGDDLKLSKLDRYLVCSNFMNQFPIASVTALPRDLSDHCLVLLSTAVSDFGPPPFRFFSSWMLREGFDGVVTSAWINFVGYGTPDMILVVKLRYLKKEIKKMACNQPPTRNG, from the exons ATGGAACAAGAGTTCGATGAACACGATTCTGATTCATCCTCAGAGGAGATAAGACACACTGTTGAAGTAAGTAAGGAATTGGGGTTCGACATTGAGGTTGATAACCCTATCCTCAAAGAAGTAATGGGCGGTGAAG ACGTGGCTGGTTGTTGGGATTCACTGGAGTTTTCATGGTCTGCGGTTGAGGCTACTGGTAGATCTGGAGGCATACTAAGTATTTGGGATAATAATGTATTCAATGTTATGGAGGTTATAAGGTCTAGGTATTATCTTATTACCGTTGGAAGGTGGATTGGTATACAAGGATTAACCATCCTTGCTAATATTTACGTCCCTCAAGCACCTGTTGGAAAGCTTAAACTATGGAATGATCTGATCAATATTAAGAATGAGAAACATGGTACATGGATAATATTCGGAGACTTTAATGTGGCCAGAAGGCCAAAGGAAAGAATCAATTCACAATTTTGCTCCTCCAGCTCCAGTGCATTCAATCGTTTTATCGCTGAGGCCGGTTTACATGACCTTAGGATGGGAGGTCATCGCTTCACGTTGTTTTGCGGGGACGACTTGAAACTTAGTAAATTGGATAGATATTTAGTCTGTTCGAATTTTATGAATCAATTTCCGATTGCTTCTGTTACTGCCCTCCCTAGGGACTTATCAGACCATTGTCTTGTTCTCCTTTCCACTGCAGTCTCAGACTTCGGGCCTCCCCCATTTAGGTTCTTCAGTTCATGGATGTTGCGTGAAGGTTTTGACGGGGTGGTTACATCTGCTTGGATAAATTTTGTTGGGTATGGTACTCCGGATATGATTCTTGTTGTAAAGCTCCGATATCTTAAGAAGGAAATTAAAAAAATGGCGTGCAATCAACCACCCACAAGAAACGGTTGA